A stretch of Gopherus evgoodei ecotype Sinaloan lineage chromosome 12, rGopEvg1_v1.p, whole genome shotgun sequence DNA encodes these proteins:
- the GINS3 gene encoding DNA replication complex GINS protein PSF3 isoform X1, translating into MRQLAPRQPLLAPPATIHRAGRGCSTAGEKTPPPLIGRDPGATSLASRVATASCSRTQRGYLQRVSEGTCRARPLPTGSPLDCSGLALLPASGVAHARCPFLAAASAWQRLRARRGRPAMAEAYFPVGPGLGPEENFLSLEDILMSQEKLPGRVEAALPRLAAVLGKGAAAGQSDGIPEGSKVEVPLWLAKGLYDNKRRILSVELPKIYKEGWRTVFSADANVVDLHKMGPYYYGFGSQLLNFDNPENPEIAQTILQTFIGRFRRIMDSSQNAYNEDTSALVARLDELERALFRAGQKGLNDFQCWEKGQASQITASSLVQNYRKRKFTDMDG; encoded by the exons ATGAGGCAGCTCGCGCCCCGCCAGCCCCTGCTCGCGCCGCCCGCAACGATCCATCGGGCAGGGCGGGGGTGCAGCACCGCGGGGGAGAAGACCCCGCCCCCTCTCATCGGGCGGGACCCGGGCGCAACATCATTGGCCTCGCGAGTTGCAACAGCCAGCTGCAGCCGCACCCAGCGTGGCTATTTGCAGCGCGTGAGTGAGGGCACGTGCCGCGCACGCCCACTCCCCACCGGGTCTCCCCTCGATTGCTCTGGCCTGGCGCTGCTGCCGGCTTCCGGGGTGGCGCATGCGCGTTGTCCGTTCCTGGCGGCTGCTTCTGCCTGGCAGCGCCTGAGAGCGCGCCGCGGCCGCCCCGCCATGGCCGAAGCCTATTTCCCAGTGGGGCCCGGGCTGGGGCCCGAGGAGAATTTCCTGTCGCTGGAAGACATCCTGATGTCCCAGGAGAAGCTACCGGGGCGCGTGGAGGCTGCCCTGCCCCGCCTGGCTGCCGTGCTGGGCAAGGGCGCAGCGGCCGGCCAGAGCGACGGCATCCCGGAG GGTTCAAAGGTGGAAGTACCCCTGTGGCTAGCAAAAGGGTTGTATGACAACAAACGGAGGATACTTTCAGTGGAACTGCCCAAGATTTACAAGGAAGGCTGGCGGACAGTGTTCAGTGCTGATGCCAATGTGGTTGACCTGCATAAAATGGGGCCATACTACTATGGCTTTGGCTCCCAGCTCCTGAATTTTGACAATCCAGAGAATCCAGAGATAGCTCAGACTATACTGCAG ACATTTATTGGCCGTTTCCGTCGCATCATGGACTCCTCCCAGAATGCCTACAATGAGGACACCTCTGCATTGGTGGCACGGTTGGATGAGCTGGAACGAGCGTTGTTTCGAGCTGGTCAGAAAGGGCTGAATGACTTTCagtgctgggagaaggggcaggctTCTCAGATCACAGCATCCAGCCTGGTGCAGAATTACAGGAAGAGAAAATTCACAGACATGGATGGTTGA
- the GINS3 gene encoding DNA replication complex GINS protein PSF3 isoform X2: MRQLAPRQPLLAPPATIHRAGRGCSTAGEKTPPPLIGRDPGATSLASRVATASCSRTQRGYLQRVSEGTCRARPLPTGSPLDCSGLALLPASGVAHARCPFLAAASAWQRLRARRGRPAMAEAYFPVGPGLGPEENFLSLEDILMSQEKLPGRVEAALPRLAAVLGKGAAAGQSDGIPETFIGRFRRIMDSSQNAYNEDTSALVARLDELERALFRAGQKGLNDFQCWEKGQASQITASSLVQNYRKRKFTDMDG; this comes from the exons ATGAGGCAGCTCGCGCCCCGCCAGCCCCTGCTCGCGCCGCCCGCAACGATCCATCGGGCAGGGCGGGGGTGCAGCACCGCGGGGGAGAAGACCCCGCCCCCTCTCATCGGGCGGGACCCGGGCGCAACATCATTGGCCTCGCGAGTTGCAACAGCCAGCTGCAGCCGCACCCAGCGTGGCTATTTGCAGCGCGTGAGTGAGGGCACGTGCCGCGCACGCCCACTCCCCACCGGGTCTCCCCTCGATTGCTCTGGCCTGGCGCTGCTGCCGGCTTCCGGGGTGGCGCATGCGCGTTGTCCGTTCCTGGCGGCTGCTTCTGCCTGGCAGCGCCTGAGAGCGCGCCGCGGCCGCCCCGCCATGGCCGAAGCCTATTTCCCAGTGGGGCCCGGGCTGGGGCCCGAGGAGAATTTCCTGTCGCTGGAAGACATCCTGATGTCCCAGGAGAAGCTACCGGGGCGCGTGGAGGCTGCCCTGCCCCGCCTGGCTGCCGTGCTGGGCAAGGGCGCAGCGGCCGGCCAGAGCGACGGCATCCCGGAG ACATTTATTGGCCGTTTCCGTCGCATCATGGACTCCTCCCAGAATGCCTACAATGAGGACACCTCTGCATTGGTGGCACGGTTGGATGAGCTGGAACGAGCGTTGTTTCGAGCTGGTCAGAAAGGGCTGAATGACTTTCagtgctgggagaaggggcaggctTCTCAGATCACAGCATCCAGCCTGGTGCAGAATTACAGGAAGAGAAAATTCACAGACATGGATGGTTGA